In Apteryx mantelli isolate bAptMan1 chromosome 18, bAptMan1.hap1, whole genome shotgun sequence, a single window of DNA contains:
- the CEP250 gene encoding centrosome-associated protein CEP250 isoform X1, protein MEAGEAAWGQASLRRRLQSSQEAQRRQAVLVQKLQAKVLQYRTWCRELEQRLEAGGGPLPDRWEATEDHSLENALFQLEEEQQRCESLAEVNTLLREHLDKANEVNSALKEDVGKLTADWMRAREELELKENEWRNEREFYDSYLKGEHNRLLSLWRQVVTFRRHFLEMKTATDRDLSELKAEQMRLSGSILVNCFQLNSGVQLWESLTLGRPVIKDQAQKEVEKEINQKTSEVMGFQVKGDFEKKELQDKVMELSALLVQSQKQNEEKEKTMKTLNDTVEILEASRLEVEYEASLTKNAKEENLSLQKLIKDIIEVVLDDSDSTVSNICTDSSQHPGSSSIPSYLSSGNAEHALVLVQEVLARRQRATQALKEELSANQDSISFLQHQHKQQEEECKKLQQRLEQLEEECKLTSSQRQHLQSLVEGLRSDCASLEKNREELQQQLKVTEQEAWRLHRSNTELQLKEDSAQGEKVEQQQTTERERRNRELLQKDLAALEAKHSLLQSELVVAREALEKSHLHRDLLKQEKHELTMALKKAEQSVAELTGAQNKLRTETADLHVATAKMSSINEALALDKVQLNKLVLQLEQENEVLSSKVEEMEKAKISVQEKLNLCKRINEELCTEKAQLEQLLKKAEDQQEGLQVKLRILAEEKEETQEKLNQICHQQESASSDLEQLRQESSHQADVLAKMSREKEVLVHENAALEVRLAAVERDRQGLSEQLAETRSMKEILESSLFEAQQHLSQLEVTRSQLEIQLHTVTQAKEVIQGEVKCLHCELEAERSRMKQERENMAQQLLRTEQQYNDTLRLQQTDHEVEINKLLQDLASEREGHHSELREMLERWDKEKAEAEGEHKKKLLDMRQKVATMQVQQEEERNRAETAKKEILLEKENEKKALLETLLQTQEELTEACKQLEQLRWDVKDQQEKGQNITEKLQAELQEAQSKFKAVENRHKEEIKTLKEEMNVLLQQRDALQKKVEELKSQLAVSEESWQVIGREAQEHLREAQELSRQKMLEVVHLEKILEEERSRWEEVEHQNKELQVCLQSLEGERSQWEEVQRHNTEFQASLKALEGERARLTLSLEKKELSLRTLEENSLAQQNEVSKLLSAIHQAQQLHSDHRREIQELNNQVQSLQETVLEKEAGLAAREKQLLQDLEQSRAGERCLRDSLRVLEAEMSELHLRLCSTENRAKALATECQQANSAHCETQAQLDKLHLVLYRMLCGSTDTSRDLVTRTSEQDHVWGLTVSQARDLPVEITVDRVAAALRDLHQDLKQTQQDLNDARKKSQELELELSKRRAERDHFSAHNQELQKQLAQSQEETQMAEGKKNSLQAALQEEAAALKKEVMTLHQEMASLERTLESTEKQRKDVLHERDTLQAVKEEMVWEIKLLQESVTASETRANAATNMKHSLEQELQTTLSVLKIKNEEVAAQQEKIQMLQKEAAEVKALQEDLVHLTAILSKREGEIKLHEEKIRTLEDQNKMHRSTLDDIIKDKREEKQKIESQQEQIWELEKQHEMQTITVSKMRKDLEERDQEIRTQQEQIRELEKQREIQRSALSKISKDLEERDQEIRSQQKQIRELEKQQERQRSTLSNTRKDLEEKDQKIRSQQEQIRELEKQREIQRSALSNTRKDLEERDQEIRTQQEQIRELEKQQEIQRSALSKISKDLEERDQEIRSQQEQIGELEKQRERQRSALSNTRKDLEERDQEFRSQQEKIRELEKQQEIQRSALSKISKDLEERDQEIRSQQEQIGELEKQRERQRSTLSNTRKDLEERDQEIRSQQEKIRELEKQREIQRSTLSNTRKDLEERDQEIRTQQEQIRELEKQREIQRSALSNTRKDLEERDQEIRTQQEQIQELEEQREKQSITIGKMRKDLEERDQEIRSQQEQIRELEKQQERQRSSLSNTRKDLEERDQEIGSQQEQIQELEKQREIQSITIGKMRKDLEERDQEIRSQQEKIRELEKQQEIQRSALSNTRKDLEERDQEIRIQQEQIWELEKQQERQRSSLSNTRKDLEEKDQEIGSQQEQIQELEKQREIQSVTIGKMRKDLEERDLEIGSQQKQIQELEEQREMQRSALSKISKDLEERDQEIKFQERKLMALEEHGTSQVSCLLEELDHMKANLKEKTLELMSQTQQTHELEMKREQVKSLHADLEHLRAVLRNREGEAESQRDQLIFFQQYKEQQDGYLQDLHGKLEKVTLSLSERDQELESQQKQIQESEEAMETKLKTVRDQLEQTLEALKEKDRHLDIQMQQTRKYEEKTEKQMEVLHRDLEHSKAILREREFMIESQKELIETFQKQEQDSEQQREILEHLKVAVKEQEQEIVSLKKQCEEYKEKEEKHNAEQANFQETKVTLKERERKIEFLEEAISKLQQQEEETMIQTKALLHKLEYAESSLEAREQEIVSLQKHVQELLEQKELEGKQAKGLQQDVNKMSQTVKSNSLEFLKQAKQINMYQLREESMKVALTSCQKQVSLLEEMVKKRDEDNETLTRKLQHKEEELKTLQNLQFMLTEKKENRYYREQEKLLEEVLHERERKTKAQGEQKQLEEEEMRGLQEDLKHVQRTLAKKDEEIKYQRERVRYLEKTLTRREQELRKQSEFLKQLTSALRWKDEGETLKKKIQKLQKWEEEEAEKKKVLQERDHFLKRQNELAQQLEDERKVKGEELERVIAILKQTESGEIEWKEKAQALTLALTKSEMANGSLREEIAILQSMVSERDKDRFHLQQAIAEGEQLSWLSEKRLMQQRLESLQRAVARLEHEKTELKQLNTELRRTLEQVERERRRLKRDYTGQSLPDACRFSLSESDQDKIPASKQEEAHALCRRLAELQNQVSFLQRQLAQERKYKQDYVECCAKTSQELLDLHQELSCSLAAVVREPKAAVLEAETQKLDRSLNHSLTLIPVDRQSPERQPLHSTARAARCDELK, encoded by the exons ATGGAGGCCGGGGAGGCGGCGTGGGGCCAGGCCTCCCTGCGGcgcaggctgcagagctcgcaGGAGGCGCAGCGCCGGCAGGCGGTGCTGGTGCAGAAGCTGCAGGCGAAG GTGCTGCAGTACCGGACCTGGTGTCGAGAGTTGGAGCAGCGACTGGAAGCAGGAGGG GGACCCCTTCCAGACAGGTGGGAAGCCACTGAAGACCATAGCCTGGAGAACGCACTGTTCCAGTTGGAAGAGGAGCAGCAAAG GTGTGAGAGTCTGGCTGAAGTGAACACCCTCTTGCGGGAGCACCTAGATAAAGCAAATGAGGTGAATTCAGCTCTTAAAGAAGATGTTGGAAAACTGACAGCAGATTGGATGAGGGCCCGGGAGGAGCTGGAATTGAAGGAGAATGAATGGCGCAATGAACGTGAG TTTTATGACAGCTACCTAAAAGGTGAACATAACCGTCTTCTCAGCCTATGGCGCCAGGTGGTGACCTTTCGCCGTCATTTCCTAGAAATGAAGACTGCCACTGACAG agATTTGTCAGAACTGAAGGCAGAGCAGATGAGGCTTTCTGGGTCTATACTTGTCAACTGCTTCCAGCTAAATTCTGGCGTACAGCTCTGGGAGTCCCTCACTTTGGGAAGACCTGTCATAAAGGATCAGGCACAGAAAGAGGTGGAAAAGGAAATAAACCAGAAGACCTCGGAAGTGATGGGCTTTCAAGTTAAGGGGGACTTTGAGAAGAAGGAGCTTCAAGACAA GGTGATGGAGCTCTCAGCCTTGCTTGTACAGTCTCAGAAGCAgaatgaggagaaggagaagaccATGAAGACACTTAACGACACTGTGGAGATTCTA GAGGCAAGTCGGTTGGAGGTAGAATATGAAGCTTCATTGACTAAAAATGCTAAAGAAGAGAATCTTTCTCTTCAGAAGTTGATAAAAGATATCATTGAG GTGGTGTTAGATGACAGTGACAGCACAGTCAGCAACATCTGCACTGACAGTTCTCAGCACCCAGGATCTAGCAGCATCCCCTCTTACCTGAGCTCCGGCAATGCAGAGCACGCCCTTGTATTGGTGCAGGAAGTGCTGGCAAGGAGGCAAAGAGCAACACAG GCCCTAAAAGAAGAGCTTTCTGCCAACCAGGACTCTATCAGtttcctgcagcaccagcacaaacagcaggaaGAAGAGTGCAAGAAGTTGCAGCAAAGGCttgagcagctggaggaggagtgTAAGTTGACCAGCAGCCAGCGGCAGCACCTCCAGTCTTTGGTAGAAGGACTCAGAAG TGACTGTGCAAGCCTAGAAAAAAACAGGGAAGAGCTACAGCAACAGCTCAAAGTAACTGAGCAAGAGGCCTGGCGCCTGCATCGAAGTAacactgaactgcagctgaaggaAGATTCTGCCCAAGGGGAAAAGGTGGAGCAGCAGCAGACAACAGAAAGAGAGCGTCGGAATCGGGAGCTTCT TCAGAAGGACTTAGCTGCGCTTGAAGCAAAACATTCATTATTACAGAGTGAGTTGGTAGTTGCGAGAGAGGCACTGGAGAAGTCTCACCTTCACAGAGACCTGCTGAAGCAAGAGAAACATGAGCTTACAATGGCACTGAAAAAG GCAGAGCAGTCAGTAGCAGAGCTGACAGGAGCTCAGAATAAGCTGAGGACTGAAACAGCTGATCTGCATGTTGCAACAGCAAAGATGAGCAGTATTAATGAAGCTCTGGCATTAGATAAAGTGCAGCTGAACAAGCTTGTGTTACAG CTGGAACAGGAGAATGAAGTCCTGTCAAGTAAAGTGGAAGAGATGGAGAAAGCAAAGATCTCTGTGCAGGAGAAGCTGAACTTGTGTAAAAGGATAAATGAAGAGCTCTGCACAGAGAAAGCCCAACTGGAGCAGCTGCTGAAGAAAGCAGAGGACCAACAGGAGGGACTACAGGTAAAACTGAGGATACtggcagaggagaaggaagaaacccAAGAGAAGCTCAATCAG ATTTGCCACCAGCAAGAGTCAGCTAGCAGTGATTTGGAGCAGTTGCGCCAGGAGTCCTCTCACCAAGCGGATGTTCTGGCCAAGATGTCTAGAGAGAAGGAAGTCCTGGTGCATGAGAACGCTGCCCTAGAGGTGCGACTGGCAGCTGTGGAACGGGACAGACAAGGCCTTTCAGAGCAGCTGGCAGAGACCAG GTCGATGAAGGAGATCCTGGAATCCAGCCTGTTTGAGGCTCAGCAGCACTTGTCTCAGCTGGAGGTCACCAGGAGTCAGCTGGAAATCCAACTTCATACAGTCACTCAGGCCAAGGAGGTGATACAAG GGGAAGTGAAGTGCCTTCATTGTGAGCTGGAAGCAGAGAGGTCTCGAATGAAGCAGGAACGGGAAAACATGGCACAGCAGCTCTTGCGGACAGAACAGCAGTATAACGATACCCTCAGGCTTCAGCAAACTGATCATGAAGTGGAAATAAACAAGCTCCTGCAAGACCTG GCAAGTGAGCGGGAAGGGCATCATTCAGAGCTACGGGAGATGCTGGAGCGCTGGGATAAGGAGAAagcagaggcagaaggagagCACAAGAAGAAGCTGTTGGATATGAGGCAGAAGGTTGCTACCATGCAAGTTCAGCAAGAAGAGGAACGAAATAGAGCTGAAACTGCCAAGAAAGAG ATCCTGCTAGAAAAAGAGAACGAGAAGAAGGCTTTATTAGAGACACTACTTCAGACTCAGGAAGAGCTAACGGAAGCCTGCAAGCAGCTAGAGCAGCTCAGATGGGATGTGAAAGACCAGCAAGAGAAGGGACAG AACATCACAGaaaagctgcaagcagagcttcAGGAAGCTCAGAGTAAGTTCAAGGCAGTGGAGAATAGGCACAAGGAAGAAATCAAAACCCTCAAAGAGGAAATGAATGTCCTTCTTCAGCAGAGGGATGCTCTACAGAAAAAG GTGGAAGAGTTGAAATCTCAGCTAGCAGTGTCTGAAGAGTCTTGGCAAGTAATTGGCCGTGAAGCTCAGGAGCATCTGCGTGAGGCACAGGAATTGTCAAGGCAGAAGATGCTAGAGGTTGTGCACCTTGAGAAGAtcctggaggaggagaggagccggTGGGAGGAGGTAGAACATCAGAACAAGGAGCTGCAAGTCTGTCTGCAATCCTTGGAGGGAGAAAGAAGTCAATGGGAAGAAGTGCAACGTCACAACACAGAATTTCAGGCTTCACTGAAGGCCCTAGAGGGTGAAAGAGCCAG GCTGACTCTGTCTCTGGAAAAGAAGGAACTGAGTCTCAGAACCCTAGAAGAAAACAGCCTTGCCCAGCAGAACGAGGTGTCTAAACTGCTGTCTGCCATTCATCAGGCCCAGCAGCTCCATTCAGACCACAGAAGAGAAATACAAGAGCTTAACAACCAG GTTCAGTCACTCCAGGAAACGGTGCTGGAGAAAGAGGCTGGCCTAGCAGCTCGGGAGAAGCAGCTGTTGCAGGATCTGGAGCAGTCCCGAGCAGGCGAACGGTGCTTGAGGGACTCTTTGCGGGTGCTGGAGGCTGAGATGTCTGAACTTCATCTGAGGCTTTGTAGCACAGAGAACAGAGCAAAGGCATTGGCTACAGAGTGCCAGCAGGCTAACAGTGCCCACTGTGAAACCCAGGCCCAGCTGGACAAACTGCATTTGGTTCTCTATCGCATGCTGTGTGGCAGCACTGATACAAGCAGGGACTTGGTCACTCGGACTTCAG AACAGGATCATGTCTGGGGCCTAACTGTTTCTCAGGCCAGGGACCTCCCTGTAGAGATCACAGTGGACAGAGTGGCAGCAGCCCTACGAGACCTACACCAGGACCTGAAGCAGACTCAACAAGATTTG AATGATGCCAGGAAGAAGTcacaggagctggagctggagctgagcaagaggcGAGCTGAGAGGGACCATTTCAGTGCCCACAATCAAGAGTTGCAGAAACAATTGGCTCAAAGCCAGGAAG AGACACAGATGGCAGAAGGCAAGAAAAACTCTCTGCAAGCTGCCTTGCAGGAAGAGGCTGCTGCTCTAAAGAAGGAGGTTATGACCCTACATCAAGAGATGGCATCTTTGGAAAGGACACTTGAGAGCACTGAGAAGCAAAGAAAGGATGTCTTG CATGAGCGGGACACACTGCAAGCAGTTAAGGAAGAAATGGTATGGGAGATAAAACTTCTTCAGGAATCGGTCACAGCCTCTGAAACTCGAGCAAATGCAGCAACAAATATGAAACACTCCCTTGAACAAGAACTTCAAACTACATTATCTGtcttgaaaattaaaaatgaggAAGTGGCAGCTCAACAGGAGAAAATCCAGATGCTACAGAAAGAGGCAGCAGAGGTGAAAGCTTTGCAGGAAGATCTTGTTCATCTGACTGCCATCCTGtcaaagagggaaggagaaattaAGTTGCATGAGGAAAAGATTAGAACGCTGGAAGACCAGAACAAAATGCATCGAAGTACTCTAGATGACATTATTAAAgacaaaagagaggaaaaacagaagataGAATCCCAACAAGAACAGATATGGGAGCTAGAGAAGCAACACGAAATGCAGACAATTACTGTAAGCAAGATGAGGAAGGACCTGGAAGAACGAGACCAAGAGATCAGAACCCAGCAAGAACAGATACGGGAGCTAGAGAAGCAGCGAGAAATACAGAGGAGTGCTCTAAGTAAGATCAGCAAAGACCTGGAAGAGAGAGACCAGGAGATCAGATCCCAACAAAAACAGATACGAGAGctggaaaagcagcaggaaaggCAGAGGAGTACTCTAAGCAATACCAGGAAGGACCTGGAGGAGAAAGACCAGAAGATCAGATCCCAGCAAGAACAGATACGGGAGCTAGAGAAGCAGCGAGAAATACAGAGGAGTGCTCTAAGCAATACCAGGAAGGACCTGGAGGAGAGAGACCAGGAGATCAGAACCCAGCAAGAACAGATACGGGAGCTAGAGAAGCAGCAAGAAATACAGAGGAGTGCTCTAAGTAAGATCAGCAAAGACCTGGAGGAGAGAGACCAAGAGATCAGATCCCAGCAAGAACAGATAGGAGAGCTGGAGAAGCAGCGGGAAAGGCAGAGGAGTGCTCTAAGCAATACCAGGAAGGACCTGGAGGAGAGAGACCAAGAGTTCAGATCACAGCAGGAAAAGATACGAGAGCTGGAGAAGCAGCAAGAAATACAGAGGAGTGCTCTAAGTAAGATCAGCAAAGACCTGGAGGAGAGAGACCAAGAGATCAGATCCCAGCAAGAACAGATAGGAGAGCTGGAGAAGCAGCGGGAAAGGCAGAGGAGTACTCTAAGCAATACCAGGAAGGACCTGGAGGAGAGAGACCAAGAGATCAGATCGCAGCAGGAAAAGATACGAGAGCTGGAGAAGCAGCGAGAAATACAGAGGAGTACTCTAAGCAATACCAGGAAGGACCTGGAGGAGAGAGACCAGGAGATCAGAACCCAGCAAGAACAGATACgggagctggagaagcagcgAGAAATACAGAGGAGTGCTCTAAGCAATACCAGGAAGGACCTGGAGGAGAGAGACCAGGAGATCAGAACCCAGCAAGAACAGATAcaggagctggaggagcagcGGGAAAAGCAGAGTATTACTATAGGAAAGATGAGGAAGGACCTGGAGGAGAGAGACCAGGAGATCAGATCCCAGCAAGAACAGATACgggagctggagaagcagcaggaaaggCAGAGGAGTTCTCTAAGTAATACCAGGAAGGACCTGGAGGAGAGAGACCAGGAGATCGGATCCCAGCAAGAACAGATACAGGAGCTGGAGAAGCAGCGAGAAATACAGAGTATTACTATAGGAAAGATGAGGAAGGACCTGGAGGAGAGAGACCAAGAGATCAGATCGCAGCAGGAAAAGATACGAGAgctggagaagcagcaggaaaTACAGAGGAGTGCTCTAAGCAATACCAGGAAGGACCTGGAGGAGAGAGACCAGGAGATCAGAATCCAGCAAGAACAGATAtgggagctggagaagcagcaggaaaggCAGAGGAGTTCTCTAAGTAATACCAGGAAGGACCTGGAGGAGAAAGACCAGGAGATCGGATCCCAGCAGGAACAGATACAGGAGCTGGAGAAGCAGCGAGAAATTCAGAGTGTTACTATAGGAAAGATGAGGAAGGACCTGGAGGAGAGAGACCTGGAGATTGGATCCCAGCAAAAACAGATAcaggagctggaggagcagcGAGAAATGCAGAGGAGTGCTCTAAGCAAGATCAGCAAAGACCTGGAAGAGAGAGACCAGGAGATCAAATTCCAGGAGAGGAAATTGATGGCTCTAGAAGAACATGGTACATCACAAGTAAGTTGTCTGCTAGAGGAGCTAGATCATATGAAAGCAAACCTGAAGGAGAAAACCTTAGAGCTCATGTCTCAGACTCAGCAGACCCATGAACTAGAAATGAAGAGAGAACAGGTGAAATCTCTGCACGCAGACCTTGAACACCTGCGGGCAGTTCTTAGGAACAGAGAGGGTGAGGCTGAGTCTCAAAGGGATCAGTTAATATTTTTCCAGCAGTACAAGGAGCAGCAGGATGGGTACCTGCAAGATCTGCATGGTAAACTAGAAAAGGTGACGCTTTCTTTATCTGAAAGAGACCAAGAGCTTGAGTCACAGCAAAAGCAAATCCAGGAATCTGAAGAAGCCATGGAAACCAAGTTAAAGACTGTCCGTGACCAACTGGAGCAGACATTGGAAGCTTTAAAAGAGAAGGACAGACACCTAGACATTCAAATGCAACAAACAAGGAAATacgaggaaaaaacagaaaaacagatggaaGTTTTACATAGAGACTTGGAACACAGtaaggcaatattgagagaaagagagttcaTGATTGAATCTCAGAAGGAACTGATTGAGACCTTCCAAAAACAAGAACAAGActctgaacagcagagggaaattctgGAACATCTTAAAGTGGCAGTAaaggaacaagagcaagaaattgtCTCCCTTAAAAAGCAATGTGAGGAGtacaaggaaaaggaggaaaagcacaACGCTGAGCAAGCAAATTTCCAAGAAACAAAAGTAActctgaaagagagagaaagaaagatagaGTTCCTGGAGGAGGCTATCTCTAAGCTTCAACAGCAAGAAGAAGAGACAATGATACAGACTAAAGCTTTACTACATAAACTAGAATATGCTGAATCTTCTCTAGAAGCTAGAGAGCAGGAGATAGTGTCTTTGCAAAAGCATGTCCAGGAGCTTCTAGAGCAGAAAGAATTAGAAGGCAAGCAGGCCAAGGGCCTACAACAGGATGTAAATAAAATGAGCCAGACAGTGAAGAGCAACAGTTTGGAGTTCCTCAAGCAGGCAAAGCAAATTAACATGTACCAGCTTCGTGAAGAAAGTATGAAAGTAGCACTAACATCTTGCCAGAAGCAAGTGAGTCTGCTTGAGGAAATGGTTAAGAAGAGAGATGAAGACAATGAAACTCTTACGCGAAAACTTCAGCACAAAGAAGAAGAACTGAAGACCTTGCAGAATCTCCAGTTTATGCtgactgaaaagaaagagaatagaTATTACAGAGAGCAAGAGAAGCTCCTGGAAGAAGTCTTGCATGAGAGGGAACGAAAGACCAAGGCTCAAGGTGAGCAAAAAcaattagaggaggaggagatgagagGTCTTCAAGAAGATCTCAAGCATGTTCAGCGGACCCTGGCCAAGAAGGATGAAGAGATCAAataccagagagagagagttagGTATTTAGAGAAGACTCTGACAAGGAGAGAACAAGAACTTCGGAAGCAGAGTGAATTCCTGAAACAACTAACATCAGCTTTGCGATGGAAAGATGAAGGGGAgactctaaagaaaaaaattcagaaactcCAAAAATGGGAGGaagaagaagcagaaaagaagaaagttctCCAGGAGAGAGACCATTTCCTGAAAAGGCAGAATGAGCTAGCCCAACAGCTGGAAGATGAGAGGAAAGTAAAGGGGGAGGAATTGGAGCGTGTGATTGCTATTTTGAAACAGACTGAAAGTGGAGAAATAGAATGGAAAGAGAAGGCACAAGCACTGACTCTTGCCCTTACCAAGAGTGAAATGGCCAATGGGTCTTTAAGGGAAGAAATAGCCATCCTACAGAGTATGGTTTCAGAGAGGGACAAGGACCGTTTTCATCTTCAG CAGGCTATTGCAGAAGGAGAGCAGCTATCGTGGCTCTCTGAGAAGAGACTCATGCAGCAACGGCTGGAATCTCTACAGCGAGCTGTTGCAAGATTGGAACATGAGAAAACTGAGCTGAAGCAACTCAATACTGAGCTCAGAAGGACTCTTGAGCAG GTGGAACGTGAACGGAGGAGACTGAAGAGGGATTATACTGGTCAGTCACTGCCAGATGCATGCAGGTTTTCTCTCTCTGAGTCTGACCAGGACAAGATACCTGCTTCTAAACAG